ATTGAGAAAATGTCAAAAGAACAGATAATGGACTTTATATTTCTTCCCGGTTTTTCTACTGCTGAAAAGGTTGACGATGTAGCGGGCAGAGGCGTCGGAATGGACGTTGTGAAGAAGAATTTGAGTGAATTAAAAGGTGAAATAAAGGTTAAATCAGAAAAAGATAAGGGAACAAGTTTTTTGATGATAATTCCTCTTACTGTTGCGATAATAAAGACTCTGCTGGTTTTAGCAGGGGATAGATTGTATTTGCTTCCTCTTGAAAAAGTGGTTGAGACAGTAAAGATAAGAAAGGAATCAATAAAATCTATAACTGGCAAAAAGGTATGCAATGTTAAAGGTGAAATAGTTCCGTTTTTCAGCCTTCAAGAAATATTGGGATATCAAGAAACCGAAAAAGAAAGAAACTATTATTTTGGTATAATAGTAAGATACAGGGAAAGTAAAGTGGGGATAATTGTGGAAAGACTTATGGGTGAATATGATGTTGTTGTAAAGCCGCTGGACCAGTTTGTGGGGAATATAAAAGGTATAGTTGGTTCTACTATTTTGGGTGATGGTAAAGTTGTACTTCTGCTTGAACCCGAGCAGTTGATTGAAAGAATTGTTCAAAAAGCTTAAAAAATTACAAAGGAGTGGACTACGAAGGATGAATTCAGCTAAAGAAATTATTCAAATGCTAAATTCAGGTGACTATCTTTTGCAAAAAGAAGCAATAGAGAGTGCTCCGAACTTCAAAGAACCTGAAATTGTTGATAGCTTGATAGATCTTTTCATAAAAACAAAAAACAAGATGATTGAAGAGCATATAACAGATGCTTTAAAACAGATGGGTGGAAGTTATACCGTTGAAAAGTTGTTAAGACTTTTAAATCATGAAGAAGCAAGAGTGAGAGTGTTTGCGTTTGAAGTTTTATGTAAGATTGGGAATGATAATATCCAGGCAATAATTAAAGAAGCAGAAAATCCAGATAAGAATGTTAGAAAATTCATAGTAGATATTTTAGGTGCTTTGAAGAACAGAGAAGCAGTTAATGTTTTGATTAATAGATTATCAGATGATGATGTGAATGTTGTTCAAGGAGCTGTTGAGGCACTTGGCAACATTGGTGATGTTGAAGCGCTCAAAAAGGTGATAGAATTTTTACCGTCAGCTCATCTCTGGGTACAATGGACAATAATTGAAAGTATAAAAAAAGTCAATAGTAAAGAGTTGATTTCAGATGTTTTAAAACTGCCGTGGGAAATAGAAGATATCATCTTTGATAGTATCTTTGATATGGTAAAAGAAAATGGTGAGCTTGAAAATATAGAAGATGCGATAAATCTATATACCAAGCTTTCAACGCAGTTAAGAGTAAAGATTATGGAAACAATTTATTCCATTTATCTGAGGTCAGATAAACAAAAGATTGAAAAAATTTTGTCAGACATTAGATTCTTTGATGAAATAAAAGCCATCTTGATGTATGGGAATGATAATCAGAAATTTGAGATTTTAAAATATCTTGGAAGCATAGAAGACAAAGATTTTATAAGTTTTATAAAAAGCAAAGTATTTGATGAAACGGTTATTTTGAATACTATAAAACTATATTATATCAGTGACACTTTTGGGAAAAGAGGGCTTATAAGAGTGTTTAAGTATTTTAACAGGTCAAAACTGGTGGAATATATTAAAGAGATATTCAAGAGCGATGATGACATTTTAAAACTCAGCGGTTTGAAGATTATAAGATACAATAATATCAAGGAGGCAGCTGATGTGTTGCCTGAGATGATAAAAGAAGACAATCTTTTGCCAGAAGTATTGAAAACTGTAATTGAACTTGACCTAAAAGAGTTGTTTGACAGAATTTATGAAGAATATTTTAAAGTTAAAATTGACGATACGAAACTTTTGATGCTTGAATGTATGGTTCAGTTAAAGCCAGACGATCAAAGAGTTGTGGCATTAATTAAAGATGAGCTTGCAAATGAATTGTTGTCTGATTCACATATTCTCAAACTTTTGCAGTTGATACAAAAGATTGGTAACAAAGAACCGTTCAGAGCACAGCTTGAATATTTAGTTAACCATCCGAATATGGAAATTTCCATCGAGGCTCAAGACTTGCTTGGAAGCTAAGGAGGAACAAAATGCTAACAGAGATTATCTTAAACAATCAGGAATGGTCTCTAATAAGAGATTTTATATATAAAACAACAGGTCTGTATTTTTCAGATGATAAAAAAAGTTACATTCAAAAAAGATTAAAGATTGCAATGGATAATTTAGGAATAGCAGATTTTTGGGAATATTTAAAGAAAATAGAAATCGACAAAAGTGCTTTTAATAAATTATTAGAACTTATTACAACAAACGAAACATATTTTTTCAGAGACATTCCTCAGCTTGATATGTTTTCAAAATACGTTTTACCCGAACTTTTAAACAGGAAAGCAAACAAAGGTAATTTTAGATTAAAAATTTGGAGTGCAGGGTGTTCTACTGGCGAAGAACCATACACAATTGCTATAATTTTGAAAGAAAGACTTGAGTATTTTGATGATTGGGATATAGAGATACTTGGAACAGATATTTCCGAAAGAGTTTTAAAACTTGCACAGGATGCTGTTTACATGCCGAGATCATTAAAAGATGTACCAGAGTATATAAAATTAAGATATTTTGAATACAATGCATCTGATAAGATGTACAAACTTAAAGAAGAAATAAAACGGATGGTAACATTTAGGTATCTTAATTTATACGATGACAGTAAAATGAAATTAATGAGAAATTTCGATATAATCTTTTGCAGAAATGTGCTTATTTATTTTGATGAAGAGTCCAGAAAAAGGGTTGTTGAATATTTTTATGATGCGTTAAATCCTGGTGGATATATCTTTTTGGGGCATTCAGAGAGTATTTTGAGAATCACAAAGGCTTTTGAAATTGTTTATTTTGACAGCAATATTGCATTTAGGAAACCTATGAACTAAGAATTTAATGGAGGGAAGAAAAATTATGCCTAAGATTTTAGTTGTTGATGATTCGCCTGTTGTAAAGAAGATTGTTACCACAACACTTGCAAAAAAAGGGTTTGAAGTAAAAGAGGCTTTGGATGGTGTTGCTGCACTGGAAGTACTTATTAGTGAGAAGATAGACCTTGTCATTACAGATTTAAATATGCCCAAAATGGATGGATTACAGCTAACAAGAGAAATAAGAAAAAATCCCACATATAAGAGAATTCCTATTATTATGCTTACAACAAATCCTTCAGAAGAGCAAAAGGCTTTAGAGGCAGGAGCAAATTTATATTTAAAAAAACCTGTAACAAGTGAGGAGCTAATATCACATGTCCAAAAATTTTTAGGATTGTAACAAGAAACTAAAAAGGTGGGATTACAATGACAGACCAGCTGTTTAGTACAGCAGAGTTGGAAGAAATAAAAAAAGAGTTTGTTGCTGAGACATACGAGCATCTTGAGAATGCTCAAGATGCTCTTTTGCAACTTGAAAGTGACCCGAAAAATTATGAAACATTGAATTTCATATTTCGCGAAATCCATTCTATAAAAGGCGGAGCAAACTTTCTTGGTTTGCAGGATATCATAAATGTGTCTCATGAGATGGAAAGTTTGCTTGACAAGATGAGAAACTATGAGATATATCCAACAAGTCAGGTTATAAATATCATTTTAGAAGGTATAGATATTATTCGAAAGTTAGCAGATAGTATAAACAGTGGAGGTGGACAGGTTTTTGATTATTCGGCATATATAGAAAGATTAAAAGAAATAACAAATTCAAGTCAATCTTCCCGAGTAGTTTTGGACAAAGAGTCAAATGATAAAAATCCAAACAGGTTTGAATTGGAAAGCAATTTTGACTATTCTCAAAATAGTAATGTATTAAAAACATTTGATTTAAATGAGATTGACGAAACTACTGATGAAGATTATTATAAAATAATTGTTTCTTTTGAGTATGGAAATGTAGTTTATGGGATTGAAGTGGAGTTTGTCCGAGAAATAGTAAAGCCAGCTGATGTAACTCCTATTCCTTTTGCTCCTGAATATGTGATGGGACTTATGAACCTGCGCGGGGACGTTGTAACAATTGTTGATTTTGGCAAGCTTTTGGGAGTAGAAGGGAATGATAGTTCCAATCATAAGGTTTTAATAATCGGAGATGAAGATATGACATTTGGACTTTTTGTTGATAATGTAAAAGAGGTTTTAAGCGTTCTTCCAGACGAGATAAAAGAAGCTAACATAGCATCTGTATCAACAGAAATTTTGGAAGGAGTAGTAGAGAGGGATGGAGAATTTGTACAGGTGATAGATATAAAGAAGATTTTAGGAAGGGCAAAAAATAATGTGGAGTTGATTTAAATGGCATGGTATATATATGCATTTTTCATACTTATGTTAATAGTTATAGTTGCTGAAGGGTTCTTGATTGTCAAAAAGTCTAAAGAAATACAGAATATTATTTATTTTATGGCTACAAGAGTGGATGAATCTAAGGTATCTAAGGAATTCATAAATTTGTACAAAAATAGAATACAAATGATAGAAAAACCATTAAAAGATGAGATATATAAACTTCGAGCAGAAAATGAGAGTTTAAAAGATGAAATAGAAAAAAGCAATTTTAAAAGTTATAGAAATGAGATTTATCAAAGATTTAAAACCTTATTTATGTCACTTGGTGAGGTTATGGAAGCATTTAAGATGGTATTGGATGAGATAAATGAAGCTTTGATAAAAAATTTAGAGGATATGAATATTCGGTCAACTACAGTTGAGAGTGAGTTGGTAAAAGGTAAAAATAAGATTTCTAAATCTGTTGAAGATATAAATCTTATTTTGAACCAGATGCGAGATTTATCAAAGGATGTTCTAAATCTTTCAAATCATATTGAGAAGATGGAAAGAGTTGCAGGAATTATTAACGATATTGTAAAAGAAATTTCATTTATTTCTTTGAATGCCCAGATTGAAGCTAACAAAATGAAAGATTCTTTAACATTCGGTTTACTGGCATCTGAGATGAGAAAACTTGCAGATGGTGGTAAACAAAACCTTAAGGAAATTAGCAAATCAATGGCAAATGTTGTAGATGATATAAATGCAAACAATAAAAAGATTGAAAATTTTGTAAACAGGATTGAGGAGTTAGAAAACAGTACACGTGAGATAACAGATGAGATTGATTCTCTCAGTAACCTCATAAGTTCGGTACTAAAGTATCAAGAAGAGCTGTATAATCAAATAAAACAGCATTTTGCTGGAATTCAAGAGATTGTTGGAGTGCTTGAAAATATTCACACTGAAGCTGTTCAGATTGTAGAACAAGAATTTAAGGAAAATAAAAAGTTTGTAAACGTTTAAGAAATGAGAGAGGTTATATTATGAGAAAAATAACCTTTCTGATTGTAGATGATTCACCGGTTTGGAGAAGAATTATAAGAAAATTTGTTGAAGAAAAACTCAAAGGGATAGTAGTGGCAGAAGCAAGTGACGGTCTTGAAGCTATAAACCTTTACAATAAACTAAAACCTAATGTGGTAACAATGGATATTGAAATGCCCAAATTAGACGGAATCAGAGCTATTGAAGAGATATTGAAATATAACAAAGATGCAAAGGTTATAGTTATAAGTTCTAAAGGTGAGGAAGATATTGTCAGGAAAGCTCTTCTAAAAGGTGCAAGAGATTTTATTATAAAAGATCTGGAAACAGAGAAATGGTTAAAAAAATTTGAGAATGTTATGAAAGAAGATAAGCCCCAAAATACATTACTTTACAATATCAAACGTTATATAGATAAATTTAAAGGACGCTAAATTTTTACTTCAGCGGGGGTTCTTCTATATGAACTTGGGGAAGAAGATATATGGAAAGATACAGGGCAGAAAAGTAGAAGATTTTTTAGAAAAGATAGCCAACAATATAAATGATTATGTAATAGTTGTTTGGGCGGGGGATGGAACAATATTAGAATTTAAAGAAATTGGCGATAAAATACTCGGGTATTTACCTGAGCAAGTAGAAGGTAAAAAGTGGATTGATGTTTTTATTGATGAAAAAGAGAAAGAGGAAATGGAGTGGGTTTACAGAAAATTGCTAAATAATGAACAGGTTAGATATTACGTAAATCCTGTGAAAGATGTAAATGGGATAAAAAAGATATTCTTGTGGTATAACTCAAGAATAGAAAGTTCAGAAGATGATGAGAAAGTTTTTCTTTCTATTGGTTTCAGTTTAGATGAGATAGAGAGGTTAAATAAAAAAATTCAAAGATATGAAAGAGAGTTTAGTAAGATAAATGAGCAAAGTGAAAGTCTGAAGTTCAAGATATCCAAACAGGATCTTGTTTTGAAGCAAAAAGATGAAATAATAAAGGATTACAAAAGTAAAATTGAATTTTTGGCTTTTTTTGATGAACTTACAAAACTGCCAAATAAAAATTCACTTATAAGATGGTTAAATTTAAGAGTTAGCAATGTTGAAAAAGGCAATATTTATTTGATCTTTTTAGAGTTAAGAAATTTAGAAAAATTAAATGTTATGTATGGATATGATATTGTAGACGAATTAATTGTTCAAATAAGTAGGAAACTTGAAGATATATTAAGCAAAGAAGACAAATTATTCAAGATAGGTTTTGATCGATTTGCTATAATATGCAAAATTGAAAGTATTTCTGAGTATATCAAAAATCTGTTGGCTAAATTAGCAGTTGTATATAATATTAACGGCAATTTAATAAGAGTGAATTACAACATAGGAGCAACTCTAATTGACGATACAAATGACTCTACAACATCCATTTTAAGAAAATGTGATTTGGCTTTGATAAAATCAAAAGAAAAAGGATTAAATGAGTATGAGATATTTAAACCTTCTCTGGAGGTCCAAACATTAAAGGAAGGAATAATTGAAAAAGAACTTCGAAATGGAATAGATTTAAATGAATTTATATTACTTTATCAGCCAATAATAAATCTGTGCAACGGACAAATTTATGGACTTGAAGTTCTTCTAAGGTGGCATTATTTGAAATCGGTATATATATCACCATTAGAATTTATCCCAATTGCTGAAAAGTGTGGCTTGATTGTAGATTTGGGAAAGATTGTGTTGAAACAGTCTGTCGAATCAGCTAAAGTATTTAATAGTTATTTCAATGAAGAATTTGTGATTTCAGTTAATATTTCGCCGCGACAATTTGTTGATAAAGAATTTATAACCTCAACAATAGAGATATTAGAAAATGAAAAAATTAAGAATCTCAAATTGCAATTTGAAATTACAGAAAAGGTAGCAATTGAAAATATTAACTATACTATTGAGGTGATAAACCAACTAAAAAATTACGGTATAACATTTGCCTTGGATGATTTTGGGGTGGATTATTCTTCACTGAATTATTTAAGAAAATTGCCTATTGAAGCTGTTAAAATAGATAAGTCCTTTGTACAAGAGACTGAAAATGAGGAGACATATTTTGTGGTAGAAACAATAATAAGACTTTGCAAAAAATTAGGGTTGAAAATTGTGGGAGAGGGTGTAGAAACAGAAAATCAATACAAAATATTAAACCAGCTTGGATGTGACTACGTTCAAGGATACTTTATAAGTAAGCCATTGTCTTTTGAAGAAATTTTAATAAAATTACAAAATAAAGAAATTTTCAGAGGCACCGATGTGGTAAAATAAATAATAAGGTGCCTTTTTGTTTTTTTCAATTCAATAGGCCTTCAATGAAAAGGAGAGGATTTTAATTATGATTTTTAAAGATAGGATTGATGCTGGAGAGAAGTTAAGCGAAAAATTAGGTTCATTTAAGGAAAGACAGGATACTATACTTTTTGCAGTTCCAAGAGGTGGTGTGATTGTAGCAAAAGTAATTGCAGATAGACTCGAAATTCCTCTGGACATTGTTCTTGCTAAAAAGATAGGTGCTCCTTTTAATAAAGAATTTGCTATTGCTGCAGTGGATATAAATGGAGATGTGGTTTTGAATAATGAATATATAGAGTATTTCTCCATGAAGGATGAATATATACAACACCAGAAGAAAAGGGTCTTGGAGAGTTTAAAAGACCAAATGATTATGTACAGAGGCTCTGTTGAGTATAAAAGTTTGAAAAACAAAGTGGCAATAATAGTAGATGATGGAATTGCAACAGGTACAACAACAAAAGCATGCATAAGGTTTCTTTCGAAGCTAAATCCGAAAGAAATATATGTTGCAACACCTGTAATTGCACCTTCAACGTTAGAAGAGCTGCAAAAAGAATGTAATGGTATTTTTTATATTGTAAGCACAGAGCCATTTTGGGCAGTTGGACAGTTTTACTCTGACTTTTCACAGGTATCTGATGAAGATATAAAGAAAATACTTGGCTAAAATTTTTTAGTAACTGTGTGCACAAAAATGTTAACATGAAAAGGTTTTTGTGATAATATAAAAATCAAACAAACAGCAATTGAGTGTGATGAAAAAATGGATTTTTACAGAGTTGGTGATAAGGTTATAAGTCTTCAAAAAATAATAGATGAGGTTAAAAAGATACTAGACCTTCGTCAAAAAGGATTTTCGCAGATTGAGGTTGCCGAAAAGCTGAAAATAGATAGGTCTTTTATCTCAAAGATTGAAGGGCTTGGAGAAGTACGCAAGGGCAAAAATATTGCTGCAATCGGATTTCCTGTAAAAAACAAGCATGAGGTAGAGCAGGTATTGAAGAGCTATGGAATAAATTACTATCTTTTAATGACAGAAGAAGAAAGAAATAGTTTTATAAACTCCCTTTCTGCTGCTCAGCTTTTGAATATCATGGGTGAATATATAAATAATTTTAAAATGTTTGACATTGTAATTGCCATGGGTTCGGACTTTAGACTAAACTGGTTCAAAGCTTTTCTTGATTGTGAGGTCATTACAATACCTCTGGGAAAATCTCCGCTCAAATATGATGTTGAAGTTGATGTTGAAGAGCTGAAGAGAATTTTAGATTCTATTGTGGAGTAGAAGAAAGAAAAGGAGATGTTTTTGCATGAAAAGGGTAGTGAGTGTCAGCATCGGTTCGAGTAAGAGAAACCACAAAACAAAAGCTAAAATAATGGGTATTGAGTTTGAAATTGAGAGAATAGGAACTGATGGAGATATAAAAAAGGCAATTGAAATTATAAAGTCTTTAGATGGGAAGATAGATGCTTTTGGCATGGGTGGGATTGATATTGTACTTTACGGCGGAGGAAAAAATTATATTATAAGAGAAGCTATTCCTATAAAAAATGCTGCTCAAAAAACCCCTCTTGTTGATGGCACAGGTGCTAAAAATACCTTTGAAAAATGGGTTATAAAATATTTACAGGAAAAAAATGTAATAGATTTCAAAGGAAAAACTGCACTTGTTGTATGTGCACTTGATAGATATAAACTTGCAGAGGGACTATATGAGGCTGGATGCAAGCTTTTGCTTGGTGATGCCCTGTTTGCCTTAGGAATTCCACTTATGATAAAGAGTCTCAGGGTGTTTTACTATCTTGCAGCTATGCTTGTCCCATTGATAATAAAATTACCATTTAGCATGTTGTATCCCAATGATGATAAAAAAGAAGAAAACCCTAAAAAGCTTAGAAAGTATTGGAAATATTTTGAAATAGCAGACATCATTGCGGGAGATTATAAATACATTCAAAAGTATATGCCAGATAGTTTGGAAGGGAAGATAATCATCACAAATACCATTACAAAAGAGGATGTTGAAGAGCTTAAAAGAAGAAAGCTAAAGATGCTTGTTACTACAACACCTGAATTTGAGGGAAGATCTTTTGGAACAAATGTTGTTGAGGCTATTTTAGTTGCTCTGACAGGCAAAAAATTGGAAGACATGAGTCAAGAAGAGATAGAAAAGCTTATAAAAGAGATTGATTTTAGGCCCAGGATAGAAATATTCTATTAGTAGAAGATATTTTCTTGGGTTGATAAAAATTTATACTATTACTTTTGTGTTAGAAGATGAAAGTAGAATTTTTCTTCCAGAATATGTAAAGTTTTTACCTCTATTCTTAAGAAAATTTCTGGTTGCAAATTCACAACCTAAATTTGAAGAGTATATAAGGCTAATTAATGGAATAGAAATGAAATTAGAATTTTTTATATTTCCAAAGACAGCAAATCTTTCAAAAAGTCATAAAAAGATAAAATTGGTTATTGACCAGCAAAGAAGAGGAAGAGTAATACACTTTGATTGGGCATATGAAGAAAATGTTCACATTAATTGTTTTATTGCATATTATATTGTAAGAGAAATATTAAAAAAGTACGGTCAACGTTTAAAAAATAGAAAAATAGGAATAATTGGGCTTGAAAAAGCTAAAAAAAATGGACTTTTATATGAGCTTGCAGAAAATACAGATATTCTTTATACTTCCTTTGATTCATTTCAAGAGACAAAAATAGCTGATGAACTTTTGGGAGAGTTCGGAACAGTTACAATAAACTGCTGGGAAGAAGAGAAATTGTTTGAAAATGTGGATATAGTGTTTGTGTTCAGAGAGTTAGATAAGACAGCTTATGAGTTAAAAAGAGGGATAGTGTGCTATCCTGAAAAGGGTGTGGTAGAAGATTTTGAATTTTTGAAAAAGTCTTTTTTTCTTTCTGAGATTTGTGTTGATTTTCTTCCTCTGAAAGATATATGTATATATAACGTGACACCCTTTATCAATTTGCCTATTAACATGGTTGAAATCATTTGTGAAAAGCTTCTTTTTACAACCATAAATAGTTTTTCAGATGCCAAAAAAGTCTTTACAAAAGACCTCTTTGATGTTAAAATAAAGCTCAAGTAATATGAAAAATTTAATATTTTCGAAGTGGTCAGAAAAGAGCGCTCAAAAGCTCTTTTCGGGCCTGGGAATTTTCCCAGGCAGCAGGGATGAAAAAATCCTGCGGGACCCATGTTTTTACACAAAACATGAGTCTTGGCAGGATTTTTTTATTGTTTTAATAGTGTTGGCAAAGAAGCTTATGATGAAAGGAGTTTTAATGAAGAAATATGGAAAAGCAGAGTGCGGCACTTTTATCAGTTTTTTCTAATACAGCCCTGGTTTTATTCAAACTTATTGCAGGTAGCATTATGGGGTCTGTATCTGTTATCTCTGAGGCAATTCACTCTGGTATTGATCTTTTGGCAAGCTTGGTAGCATATTTTTCTATAAAGCAGGCCAGAAAACCAGCAGATACTGATCATCCTTTTGGTCATGGAAAGTTTGAAAATGTTTCTGGTGCATTTGAAGCGATATTAATATTTTTGGCAGCAGCAATGATTATTTATGAGGCAGTGAAGAAAATTTTTGAAGGTGCAGAGGTTGAAAAAATAGAGGCAGGACTTGTAGTGATGTTAATTTCAGCTATTGTGAATCTCTTTATATCAACAAAACTTTTCAGGGTGGCGAAAAGGACAGAGTCCGTAGCTTTAGAGGCAGATGCCATGCATCTTTTTACAGATGTGTTTACTTCGTTTGGGGTGTTTTTAGGGCTTGTTGCAATAAAACTTACACATGTGTACATTATAGACCCGATAATTGCTATCATTGTTGCTCTTATGATAATAAAAGCATCTGTTGATTTAACCAAAAAAGCTCTGTGTGACCTTGTTGACAAAAGTCTTCCTCAAAACGAGATTGATATAATTGAGAATATAATAAAAAGATATTCCCAGGTTACAAGCTTTCACAAGCTCAGAACCAGGAAAAGTGGAGATAGGCGCGAGATTGATGTTCACATTAGAATGGAAAATTCAACTACTTTAATCGATGCTCACAACCTCTGTAACCAGATAGAAAAGGATATAAAATCAGTTCTGCCAAATTCGTATATTACAATCCACATTGAACCTGAGAATGAGGAGTAGGTAGAGTCACAAAAACTCTATATTGAAATCTACTGTGTTCGATGATATAATTGTAAAAGGCGATGGAGTCCGCCGTACAAATGCCAATGATGGCTGATGACTCCTACAGATGCTGCAAAAGGGCAACATCTGTAGGAGTTTTTGTATTTTATAGGCCTAATTTCCTGCTGACTACTTTGATTTTACTGAAGGAGGCGCTGGTTATGAAAAACATTGTTGCAATTGCTATTGGAGCTTTTTG
The DNA window shown above is from Caldicellulosiruptor owensensis OL and carries:
- a CDS encoding EAL domain-containing protein, which translates into the protein MNLGKKIYGKIQGRKVEDFLEKIANNINDYVIVVWAGDGTILEFKEIGDKILGYLPEQVEGKKWIDVFIDEKEKEEMEWVYRKLLNNEQVRYYVNPVKDVNGIKKIFLWYNSRIESSEDDEKVFLSIGFSLDEIERLNKKIQRYEREFSKINEQSESLKFKISKQDLVLKQKDEIIKDYKSKIEFLAFFDELTKLPNKNSLIRWLNLRVSNVEKGNIYLIFLELRNLEKLNVMYGYDIVDELIVQISRKLEDILSKEDKLFKIGFDRFAIICKIESISEYIKNLLAKLAVVYNINGNLIRVNYNIGATLIDDTNDSTTSILRKCDLALIKSKEKGLNEYEIFKPSLEVQTLKEGIIEKELRNGIDLNEFILLYQPIINLCNGQIYGLEVLLRWHYLKSVYISPLEFIPIAEKCGLIVDLGKIVLKQSVESAKVFNSYFNEEFVISVNISPRQFVDKEFITSTIEILENEKIKNLKLQFEITEKVAIENINYTIEVINQLKNYGITFALDDFGVDYSSLNYLRKLPIEAVKIDKSFVQETENEETYFVVETIIRLCKKLGLKIVGEGVETENQYKILNQLGCDYVQGYFISKPLSFEEILIKLQNKEIFRGTDVVK
- a CDS encoding response regulator — encoded protein: MPKILVVDDSPVVKKIVTTTLAKKGFEVKEALDGVAALEVLISEKIDLVITDLNMPKMDGLQLTREIRKNPTYKRIPIIMLTTNPSEEQKALEAGANLYLKKPVTSEELISHVQKFLGL
- a CDS encoding phosphoribosyltransferase, which codes for MIFKDRIDAGEKLSEKLGSFKERQDTILFAVPRGGVIVAKVIADRLEIPLDIVLAKKIGAPFNKEFAIAAVDINGDVVLNNEYIEYFSMKDEYIQHQKKRVLESLKDQMIMYRGSVEYKSLKNKVAIIVDDGIATGTTTKACIRFLSKLNPKEIYVATPVIAPSTLEELQKECNGIFYIVSTEPFWAVGQFYSDFSQVSDEDIKKILG
- a CDS encoding cation diffusion facilitator family transporter; protein product: MEKQSAALLSVFSNTALVLFKLIAGSIMGSVSVISEAIHSGIDLLASLVAYFSIKQARKPADTDHPFGHGKFENVSGAFEAILIFLAAAMIIYEAVKKIFEGAEVEKIEAGLVVMLISAIVNLFISTKLFRVAKRTESVALEADAMHLFTDVFTSFGVFLGLVAIKLTHVYIIDPIIAIIVALMIIKASVDLTKKALCDLVDKSLPQNEIDIIENIIKRYSQVTSFHKLRTRKSGDRREIDVHIRMENSTTLIDAHNLCNQIEKDIKSVLPNSYITIHIEPENEE
- a CDS encoding CheR family methyltransferase; the encoded protein is MLTEIILNNQEWSLIRDFIYKTTGLYFSDDKKSYIQKRLKIAMDNLGIADFWEYLKKIEIDKSAFNKLLELITTNETYFFRDIPQLDMFSKYVLPELLNRKANKGNFRLKIWSAGCSTGEEPYTIAIILKERLEYFDDWDIEILGTDISERVLKLAQDAVYMPRSLKDVPEYIKLRYFEYNASDKMYKLKEEIKRMVTFRYLNLYDDSKMKLMRNFDIIFCRNVLIYFDEESRKRVVEYFYDALNPGGYIFLGHSESILRITKAFEIVYFDSNIAFRKPMN
- a CDS encoding response regulator; the encoded protein is MRKITFLIVDDSPVWRRIIRKFVEEKLKGIVVAEASDGLEAINLYNKLKPNVVTMDIEMPKLDGIRAIEEILKYNKDAKVIVISSKGEEDIVRKALLKGARDFIIKDLETEKWLKKFENVMKEDKPQNTLLYNIKRYIDKFKGR
- a CDS encoding helix-turn-helix domain-containing protein, whose product is MDFYRVGDKVISLQKIIDEVKKILDLRQKGFSQIEVAEKLKIDRSFISKIEGLGEVRKGKNIAAIGFPVKNKHEVEQVLKSYGINYYLLMTEEERNSFINSLSAAQLLNIMGEYINNFKMFDIVIAMGSDFRLNWFKAFLDCEVITIPLGKSPLKYDVEVDVEELKRILDSIVE
- a CDS encoding HEAT repeat domain-containing protein; the encoded protein is MNSAKEIIQMLNSGDYLLQKEAIESAPNFKEPEIVDSLIDLFIKTKNKMIEEHITDALKQMGGSYTVEKLLRLLNHEEARVRVFAFEVLCKIGNDNIQAIIKEAENPDKNVRKFIVDILGALKNREAVNVLINRLSDDDVNVVQGAVEALGNIGDVEALKKVIEFLPSAHLWVQWTIIESIKKVNSKELISDVLKLPWEIEDIIFDSIFDMVKENGELENIEDAINLYTKLSTQLRVKIMETIYSIYLRSDKQKIEKILSDIRFFDEIKAILMYGNDNQKFEILKYLGSIEDKDFISFIKSKVFDETVILNTIKLYYISDTFGKRGLIRVFKYFNRSKLVEYIKEIFKSDDDILKLSGLKIIRYNNIKEAADVLPEMIKEDNLLPEVLKTVIELDLKELFDRIYEEYFKVKIDDTKLLMLECMVQLKPDDQRVVALIKDELANELLSDSHILKLLQLIQKIGNKEPFRAQLEYLVNHPNMEISIEAQDLLGS
- a CDS encoding methyl-accepting chemotaxis protein, which produces MAWYIYAFFILMLIVIVAEGFLIVKKSKEIQNIIYFMATRVDESKVSKEFINLYKNRIQMIEKPLKDEIYKLRAENESLKDEIEKSNFKSYRNEIYQRFKTLFMSLGEVMEAFKMVLDEINEALIKNLEDMNIRSTTVESELVKGKNKISKSVEDINLILNQMRDLSKDVLNLSNHIEKMERVAGIINDIVKEISFISLNAQIEANKMKDSLTFGLLASEMRKLADGGKQNLKEISKSMANVVDDINANNKKIENFVNRIEELENSTREITDEIDSLSNLISSVLKYQEELYNQIKQHFAGIQEIVGVLENIHTEAVQIVEQEFKENKKFVNV
- a CDS encoding chemotaxis protein CheW — translated: MTDQLFSTAELEEIKKEFVAETYEHLENAQDALLQLESDPKNYETLNFIFREIHSIKGGANFLGLQDIINVSHEMESLLDKMRNYEIYPTSQVINIILEGIDIIRKLADSINSGGGQVFDYSAYIERLKEITNSSQSSRVVLDKESNDKNPNRFELESNFDYSQNSNVLKTFDLNEIDETTDEDYYKIIVSFEYGNVVYGIEVEFVREIVKPADVTPIPFAPEYVMGLMNLRGDVVTIVDFGKLLGVEGNDSSNHKVLIIGDEDMTFGLFVDNVKEVLSVLPDEIKEANIASVSTEILEGVVERDGEFVQVIDIKKILGRAKNNVELI